A genomic stretch from Mya arenaria isolate MELC-2E11 chromosome 10, ASM2691426v1 includes:
- the LOC128204094 gene encoding kelch-like ECH-associated protein 1, whose translation MIESRTCSIPNHGRTALQTMHELRRENVLCDVILCVDGERFPAHKIVLAGSSPYLKAMFTNGMLETEQDVVEIKDFDAPTMQCLLDFMYTSTIEITVNNVQSILQGASLFGLQQLRVLSAQFLQLQLTPSNCLGIQAFADVYMCAELERAARQFIYQNFLPVAHTEEFLQLSEEKIISLLRSDQLHVMSESQVFDAAYSWLTYDKSRTESACNILKHIKLGLLELPMLENVVIKSDFFRTCHKCQSLISSAIRSQYERKNMELLTPRAHPPCIYVVGGRNSQDCQLRSMERYDILSDTWSSMPGMNIARTAIGSATLDGLLYTVGGECALIDTQENTLYLRCMECYDPVQRQWLPKPEMKIARSFVALAAVGGYLYAIGGEDRACGYNVVERFDPRADQWSFVASMKRRRAGSGITVCEGKIYVAGGYDRTLHMDRASMECYDPVIDDWTFMSEMEKARSGLVMATIDQNVYAFGGRYRHTDQYYDMVERFNVLTRQWTTLAQMNTPRAWPGIAIFDGRIYVLGGFDGGYRLRSAESYDAETDQWTPISNMLVSRAGCGAAVV comes from the exons atgattgaaTCACGGACATGCTCAATTCCCAACCATGGGAGAACTGCACTTCAAACTATGCATGAACTTCGACGCGAAAACGTCTTGTGCGATGTGATACTTTGTGTTGATGGGGAGCGGTTTCCCGCCCATAAGATTGTCCTTGCTGGCTCAAGCCCATACCTCAAGGCAATGTTCACGAATGGAATGTTGGAAACTGAACAGGACGTTGTGGAAATAAAGGACTTTGATGCTCCAACTATGCAATGCCTCCTGGACTTCATGTACACAAGCACTATCGAGATAACAGTGAACAATGTGCAAAGTATTCTACAGGGAGCATCGTTATTCGGTCTTCAACAGCTGAGGGTACTCAGTGCTCAATTTCTTCAGTTGCAGCTCACACCCAGCAACTGTTTAG GTATTCAAGCATTTGCAGATGTGTACATGTGTGCTGAGCTGGAACGAGCAGCCCGGCAGTTTATCTACCAAAACTTTCTCCCAGTGGCTCATACAGAAGAGTTCCTTCAGTTATCTGAGGAGAAAATCATCTCCCTTCTTCGTAGTGACCAGCTCCACGTCATGTCAGAATCTCAGGTCTTTGACGCAGCATACAGCTGGCTTACGTATGATAAATCTCGGACTGAGAGTGCTTGCAACATTCTCAAACATATCAAATTAGGTCTTCTTGAATTACCTATGCTAGAAAACGTTGTGATAAAATCTGATTTCTTCCGAACTTGTCACAAGTGCCAATCCCTGATAAGCTCAGCCATACGTTCGCAGTATGAGAGAAAGAATATGGAACTGCTGACACCCAGGGCTCACCCCCCTTGTATTTATGTGGTCGGGGGGAGAAATAGCCAGGATTGTCAGTTGAGAAGTATGGAGCGATATGACATTCTGTCAGATACTTGGAGTTCTATG CCAGGAATGAACATTGCCCGGACAGCTATAGGTTCAGCCACACTGGATGGGCTGTTGTACACGGTGGGTGGAGAATGTGCGTTGATAGACACACAGGAGAACACGCTCTACCTCCGCTGTATGGAGTGTTACGATCCTGTACAGAGACAATGGCTGCCCAAACCGGAGATGAAAATCGCGCGATCATTTGTGGCGTTGGCTGCAGTTGGTGGCTATCTGTATGCAATAG GTGGGGAGGACCGGGCATGTGGCTACAATGTTGTTGAGAGGTTTGACCCCAGAGCTGACCAATGGTCATTTGTAGCCAGTATGAAACGTCGACGGGCTGGGTCAGGCATCACTGTGTGTGAGGGGAAAATATATGTGGCAG GAGGTTATGACCGTACCTTACACATGGACCGTGCCAGCATGGAGTGTTATGACCCTGTCATTGATGACTGGACGTTCATGTCAGAGATGGAGAAGGCACGCTCCGGTCTTGTTATGGCCACTATTGACCAGAACGTGTACGCATTTGGGGGTCGCTATCGACACACTGACCAGTATTATGATATGGTAGAAAG GTTTAATGTTTTGACCAGACAATGGACCACCCTAGCCCAGATGAACACTCCGCGGGCCTGGCCGGGCATTGCCATATTTGATGGACGGATTTATGTCCTTGGCGGGTTTGATGGGGGATACCGATTACGTAGTGCGGAAAGTTACGATGCAGAAACTGACCAGTGGACGCCGATTAGCAACATGCTTGTGTCTCGTGCTGGTTGCGGGGCGGCTGTTGTTTGA